A window of the Thalassospira indica genome harbors these coding sequences:
- a CDS encoding ribonuclease J codes for MDLYLPKDDVLFVPLGGSGEIGMNLNLYGYDDQWLMVDMGVSFGEEGLPGVDVVMPDPTFIEERKDKLLGLVLTHAHEDHLGAVPYLWPRLKCPIYATPFAAEFLKAKLSETDFADQVPIHVIELGGRFQLGCFDIEFVTMTHSILEPNALAIRTPKGLIVHTGDWKFDPDPQIGEASDVKKLEALGDEGVMALVCDSTNVFSEGKTGSEGDVAKNLSKLFAEHPQGRIAVACFATNVARVQSVIEAAHENGRCVGLAGRSLNRVTEAAREVGYLKGYPNLLTDEDAMEVPKDQVLLLCTGSQGEPRAALSRIAKGDHPTVQLDPGDTVVFSAREIPGNEKSIGYIQNLLIRRGVKVITARDEPIHVSGHPGREDLTRMYQLTRPKILVPVHGETRHLCEQAALGAECQIPEQVIPHDGTVIRLAPGDAHVIGVAEAGVLALDGGRLLKRDADTFRNRNRIVWNGVMFVTVVLNQFGEMVKEPMITAPSLFDEPGEETRLDQFAAEIGNRIDQLNDEEVMDDATVILAVRQALRRPVRQRMGKRPLIEVHLARVKEQG; via the coding sequence GTGGATTTGTATTTGCCAAAAGATGACGTTTTGTTCGTGCCGCTCGGAGGTTCCGGCGAAATTGGCATGAACCTGAACCTTTATGGCTATGACGATCAATGGTTGATGGTCGATATGGGGGTTTCGTTCGGCGAGGAAGGCCTGCCGGGCGTCGATGTGGTCATGCCCGACCCGACCTTTATCGAGGAACGCAAGGACAAGCTGCTTGGCTTGGTCCTGACCCACGCGCACGAAGATCACCTGGGCGCGGTGCCATATCTGTGGCCGCGCTTGAAATGCCCGATTTACGCCACCCCGTTTGCCGCCGAATTTCTTAAGGCCAAGCTGTCCGAAACCGATTTTGCCGACCAGGTGCCGATCCATGTGATCGAACTGGGCGGGCGGTTCCAGCTTGGTTGCTTTGATATCGAATTCGTCACCATGACGCACTCGATCCTGGAGCCCAACGCCCTTGCCATCCGCACGCCTAAAGGCCTGATTGTCCATACCGGCGACTGGAAGTTCGATCCCGATCCCCAGATTGGCGAGGCATCGGATGTCAAAAAGCTCGAAGCACTGGGCGACGAAGGCGTCATGGCGCTGGTGTGTGATTCGACCAATGTGTTCTCAGAGGGCAAAACAGGCTCCGAAGGCGACGTTGCCAAGAACCTGTCCAAACTGTTCGCCGAACATCCGCAGGGGCGCATTGCCGTTGCCTGCTTTGCCACCAACGTTGCCCGTGTGCAGTCGGTGATCGAAGCCGCCCACGAAAACGGCCGCTGTGTCGGGCTTGCCGGCCGGTCGCTTAACCGCGTAACAGAGGCCGCGCGCGAAGTGGGCTATCTTAAAGGCTATCCGAACCTTCTGACCGACGAAGATGCGATGGAAGTGCCCAAGGATCAGGTGCTTTTGCTGTGCACCGGGTCACAGGGCGAACCACGTGCTGCATTGTCGCGCATTGCCAAGGGCGATCATCCCACCGTTCAACTCGATCCGGGCGATACGGTTGTGTTCTCGGCGCGTGAAATTCCGGGCAATGAAAAGTCGATCGGCTATATCCAGAACCTGCTGATCCGCCGTGGCGTCAAAGTCATCACCGCGCGTGATGAACCGATCCACGTATCGGGCCATCCTGGCCGTGAAGACCTGACGCGAATGTATCAGCTGACCCGCCCGAAAATCCTGGTGCCCGTGCATGGCGAAACCCGCCATCTGTGCGAACAGGCCGCCCTTGGTGCGGAATGCCAGATCCCCGAACAGGTCATCCCGCATGACGGCACGGTTATTCGGCTGGCGCCCGGCGATGCCCACGTCATTGGCGTGGCAGAGGCCGGCGTTCTCGCCCTTGATGGCGGCCGGTTGCTTAAACGCGATGCCGATACCTTCCGTAACCGCAATCGCATCGTCTGGAACGGCGTGATGTTTGTGACCGTGGTGCTCAACCAGTTTGGCGAAATGGTCAAAGAACCGATGATCACAGCCCCCAGCTTGTTTGACGAGCCCGGCGAAGAAACCCGTCTGGATCAATTTGCAGCTGAAATCGGCAATCGCATTGATCAGCTTAATGACGAAGAAGTCATGGACGATGCCACGGTGATCCTTGCTGTCCGTCAGGCTTTGCGCCGTCCGGTGCGTCAACGTATGGGCAAACGCCCGTTGATTGAAGTGCATCTGGCGCGCGTGAAAGAGCAGGGATGA
- a CDS encoding type III pantothenate kinase, with product MLLAIDAGNTNIVFAVFDGDTIKGQWRCSTTTERTADELGVWLHHLFTLSGVPKDAITGAIIATVVPAAEFSLKTLCRRYFNVEPMVVGDPAVNLDMKIIMDRPSEVGADRLVNAIAAHELFGGPLVVLDFGTATTFDVVDGNGDYLGGVIAPGVNLSIKALHMAAAQLPMVAIEAPRSVVGKNTVEAMQSGVYWGYVSMIEGLLARIRQQQNVDQMKVVATGGLAPLFTKAVDEIEYLHGDLTMLGLLMIYRRNSQQTERPTG from the coding sequence ATGTTGCTTGCGATTGACGCCGGGAACACCAACATCGTCTTTGCGGTTTTTGATGGCGATACCATCAAGGGCCAGTGGCGCTGTTCCACCACCACCGAACGCACCGCGGACGAGTTGGGCGTGTGGTTGCACCATCTTTTCACGCTGTCTGGCGTGCCCAAGGATGCGATTACGGGGGCGATTATTGCCACCGTGGTTCCGGCTGCTGAATTCAGCCTCAAGACCCTGTGTCGCCGCTATTTCAATGTTGAACCGATGGTTGTCGGCGATCCTGCGGTCAATCTTGATATGAAAATCATCATGGACCGACCGAGCGAGGTGGGCGCTGACCGTCTTGTCAACGCGATTGCTGCCCATGAACTGTTTGGCGGGCCGCTGGTGGTGCTTGATTTCGGGACGGCCACGACCTTTGACGTTGTCGATGGCAATGGTGATTACCTTGGCGGTGTGATTGCGCCGGGTGTTAACCTGTCGATCAAGGCCCTGCATATGGCGGCTGCCCAGTTGCCGATGGTCGCGATTGAAGCCCCGCGCAGTGTGGTGGGCAAGAACACGGTCGAAGCCATGCAGTCGGGGGTCTACTGGGGCTATGTCTCGATGATCGAAGGGTTGCTTGCGCGTATTCGCCAACAGCAAAATGTCGACCAGATGAAAGTCGTGGCAACCGGTGGGCTTGCGCCGCTCTTTACCAAGGCGGTTGATGAAATTGAATATCTGCACGGTGATCTGACGATGCTGGGTTTGTTGATGATCTATCGTCGCAACAGCCAGCAGACCGAACGGCCTACAGGATAA
- a CDS encoding DUF1467 family protein, which yields MNWFSGLLVYIVIWWLVLFMVLPVGVKRVENVEPGHDSGAPEKPHMWKKILATSLISAILWVVALFVITSGMIEVRPPQ from the coding sequence ATGAACTGGTTTTCCGGACTTCTTGTTTACATCGTTATCTGGTGGCTGGTTCTGTTCATGGTGCTGCCGGTCGGCGTGAAGCGGGTCGAAAATGTTGAACCGGGCCATGACAGTGGCGCACCGGAAAAACCGCATATGTGGAAAAAGATCCTCGCCACCAGTCTGATTTCGGCAATCCTGTGGGTGGTCGCATTGTTTGTCATCACCAGCGGCATGATCGAAGTTCGACCGCCGCAATAA
- a CDS encoding lipoprotein-releasing ABC transporter permease subunit: MFSPFERMVAFRYLRPRRQEGFVSVIAIFSLLGIMLGVATLIIVMSVMNGFRAELLGRILGLNGHISVYAQGNGGLGDYAKIEDEIAKNGNVVLTVPVVEGQVMASKNGRASGAIVRGMRPEDVKKRETIADNIVFGSLDDFKGEDTVIMGARLAMKLGVGVGDTVNLISPKGNVTAFGSVPRVRGYTVAGLFDIGMYEYDSGFIFMPLEAAQVYFRLPEKITHFEVMLEDIGALDETMEELLTSLSGQSLRLVNWQQSNAGFFNALQVERNVMFLILTLIILVAAFNIISGMVMLVKDKGRDIAILRTMGATRQSIMKVFFLAGASIGVLGTISGLVIGVLFCLNIENIRQFIQSLTGTDLFNAEIYFLSQLPADMDVGEVVMVCIMSLTLSFLATVYPAWRASRLDPVEALRYE; the protein is encoded by the coding sequence ATGTTCAGTCCGTTCGAACGTATGGTGGCCTTTCGCTACCTGCGTCCACGTCGGCAGGAAGGCTTTGTTTCCGTCATCGCCATCTTTTCGCTACTCGGCATCATGTTGGGTGTTGCGACACTCATCATTGTTATGTCGGTGATGAATGGTTTCAGGGCGGAACTGCTTGGCCGAATTCTAGGGCTGAACGGCCATATCTCGGTCTATGCACAGGGTAATGGCGGCCTTGGCGATTACGCCAAGATCGAAGACGAGATTGCCAAAAATGGCAATGTGGTTCTGACCGTACCCGTGGTCGAAGGGCAGGTGATGGCATCGAAAAATGGCCGTGCGTCCGGTGCCATCGTGCGCGGCATGCGCCCCGAAGATGTCAAGAAACGCGAAACTATTGCCGATAATATCGTTTTCGGCTCTCTTGATGACTTCAAGGGTGAAGACACCGTAATCATGGGCGCGCGTTTGGCCATGAAGCTTGGCGTGGGCGTTGGCGATACGGTCAACCTGATCTCGCCAAAGGGCAATGTCACTGCATTTGGTTCCGTGCCGCGTGTGCGCGGCTACACCGTGGCGGGCTTGTTTGACATTGGCATGTATGAATATGACAGCGGCTTTATCTTCATGCCGCTTGAGGCCGCACAGGTCTATTTCCGCTTGCCGGAAAAAATCACCCATTTTGAAGTGATGCTTGAAGATATCGGCGCACTTGATGAAACCATGGAAGAATTGCTGACAAGCTTATCCGGGCAATCCTTGCGTCTGGTCAATTGGCAACAATCCAATGCCGGGTTCTTTAACGCGCTTCAGGTTGAACGCAATGTGATGTTCCTGATCCTGACCCTGATCATCCTTGTTGCGGCCTTTAATATCATTTCGGGCATGGTCATGCTGGTAAAGGACAAGGGGCGTGATATCGCCATCCTGCGCACCATGGGCGCGACCCGACAATCTATCATGAAGGTGTTCTTCCTGGCTGGTGCATCCATCGGTGTGCTGGGCACGATTTCGGGCTTGGTCATTGGGGTTCTGTTCTGCCTGAACATCGAGAATATCCGTCAGTTTATCCAAAGCCTGACCGGGACTGACCTTTTCAATGCCGAGATTTACTTCCTGTCGCAGCTTCCCGCCGACATGGATGTCGGCGAGGTCGTTATGGTATGCATCATGTCGCTGACATTGTCCTTCCTTGCCACGGTCTATCCGGCATGGCGGGCATCGCGCCTCGATCCGGTGGAGGCCCTGCGTTATGAGTGA
- the proS gene encoding proline--tRNA ligase, whose protein sequence is MRLSQFFLPTLKETPSEAQIASHRLMLRAGMVRQLTAGIYSWLPLGHRVLKKIEQIVREEQDKIGFNELLMPTIQPAELWQESGRYDDYGLEMLRITDRHDRKMLFGPTNEEAITDIFRKDVRSYKQLPQLLYHIQWKFRDEIRPRFGVMRGREFYMKDAYSFDIDYESARHTYNKIFLAYCRTFTRLGVKAIPMVADTGPIGGDLSHEFIILADTGESEVFCDKKWLDKDLTGKGVDLNDRTGLENWVQGTLEDYAATEEMHDASNEAVTALGDDLVTTRGIEVGHIFHFGTKYSEPMGATVLGPDGAEVPVQMGSYGIGVSRLVGALIEASHDENGIIWPESVAPYKVGLINLRTGDDECDAACEDAYAKLTNAGIEVLYDDRDIRAGGKFADMDLIGLPWQIVIGPKGLKNGVVELKNRKSGEKTEVTFEAALNQLSA, encoded by the coding sequence ATGCGTCTTTCCCAGTTCTTTCTGCCGACCCTGAAGGAAACCCCTTCGGAAGCCCAGATTGCGTCCCATCGTCTGATGCTCCGCGCCGGTATGGTGCGTCAGCTCACCGCAGGGATCTATTCCTGGCTGCCACTCGGCCACCGTGTTCTTAAAAAGATCGAACAGATCGTTCGCGAAGAACAGGACAAGATCGGCTTTAACGAGCTTCTGATGCCAACCATTCAACCGGCCGAGCTGTGGCAGGAAAGTGGTCGTTATGATGATTACGGTCTTGAGATGCTGCGCATCACCGACCGTCATGATCGCAAGATGCTGTTTGGTCCGACCAACGAAGAAGCGATCACCGACATTTTCCGCAAGGATGTGCGCTCTTATAAACAGCTGCCGCAGCTGCTTTATCATATCCAGTGGAAATTCCGCGACGAAATCCGCCCGCGCTTCGGCGTGATGCGGGGTCGTGAATTCTACATGAAAGACGCTTATTCGTTCGATATCGATTACGAAAGCGCGCGTCACACCTATAACAAGATCTTCCTGGCCTATTGCCGGACCTTCACCCGTCTGGGTGTCAAGGCGATCCCGATGGTGGCCGATACCGGCCCGATCGGTGGTGATCTTAGCCACGAATTCATCATTCTGGCCGATACCGGCGAAAGTGAAGTGTTCTGCGACAAGAAGTGGCTGGACAAGGACCTGACCGGCAAGGGTGTTGATCTCAATGATCGTACCGGCCTTGAAAACTGGGTACAGGGCACGCTTGAAGATTACGCCGCGACCGAAGAAATGCACGATGCCAGCAACGAGGCCGTAACGGCCCTTGGTGATGATCTTGTCACCACGCGCGGCATCGAAGTCGGTCACATCTTCCACTTCGGTACCAAATATTCCGAACCGATGGGCGCAACCGTCCTTGGCCCGGATGGCGCCGAAGTTCCGGTTCAGATGGGCTCATACGGCATTGGTGTTTCGCGCCTTGTCGGTGCATTGATCGAAGCATCCCACGATGAAAACGGCATCATCTGGCCGGAATCTGTCGCGCCGTACAAGGTTGGTCTGATCAACCTGCGTACCGGTGATGATGAATGCGATGCGGCCTGTGAAGATGCCTATGCCAAGCTGACCAATGCCGGGATCGAGGTCCTTTATGATGACCGCGACATTCGGGCCGGTGGTAAATTTGCCGATATGGATCTGATCGGTTTGCCTTGGCAGATCGTCATTGGCCCCAAAGGCCTCAAGAACGGTGTTGTCGAGCTTAAGAACCGCAAATCGGGTGAGAAAACCGAAGTCACCTTTGAAGCGGCGCTTAATCAGCTCAGCGCCTGA
- a CDS encoding biotin--[acetyl-CoA-carboxylase] ligase — MALRTIRLPEGFTLHELEAVDSTNEEAKRLADKGAQSGALVIARTQTSGRGRRGRAWSSPVGNLYSSLLLRPTCSLAEAARLTFLIAVAMAEAVETVTGGMVRPDCKWPNDLMVNDRKICGILLESASNQGAATDYLVIGAGVNVAFFPDDAERPATSLAASGSPVSVTDLVTTYVARVAHWLPIWEQDGFAPIREAWLARGYGIGKPVVARLTERELQGTFVGLDEGGELILREDSGFEHRIGAGEVFFAA; from the coding sequence CTTCACGAACTGGAAGCGGTCGACAGCACGAATGAAGAGGCCAAGCGCCTCGCAGACAAGGGCGCCCAAAGTGGCGCCCTTGTTATAGCCAGAACCCAGACTTCCGGACGTGGCCGCCGTGGCCGTGCCTGGTCGTCACCGGTGGGTAATCTGTATTCGTCGCTGTTGCTGCGTCCGACCTGTTCACTGGCCGAAGCCGCCCGTCTGACCTTCCTGATTGCTGTTGCCATGGCCGAGGCGGTTGAAACCGTCACCGGCGGCATGGTCCGCCCGGATTGCAAATGGCCCAATGACCTGATGGTCAATGATCGCAAGATTTGCGGTATCCTGCTTGAAAGTGCCTCCAATCAGGGGGCCGCAACCGATTACCTTGTGATCGGGGCAGGGGTGAATGTCGCCTTTTTCCCCGACGATGCCGAACGCCCGGCAACCTCATTGGCGGCGTCGGGCTCCCCGGTTTCGGTTACGGATCTGGTAACGACCTATGTGGCGCGTGTTGCGCACTGGTTGCCGATCTGGGAACAGGATGGTTTTGCACCGATCCGCGAAGCCTGGCTGGCGCGCGGATATGGCATTGGCAAACCGGTTGTTGCCCGTTTGACCGAACGCGAACTTCAGGGAACTTTCGTCGGGCTTGATGAGGGTGGCGAACTTATCCTAAGAGAAGACAGCGGTTTTGAGCACCGCATCGGGGCTGGCGAAGTGTTCTTTGCCGCCTGA
- the mce gene encoding methylmalonyl-CoA epimerase — protein MIGRLNHVAIAVPDLEAGIAQYRDVLGAKVSEPQDEPDHGVTVVFVELPNTKIELLYPLGDNSPIKGFLEKNASGGIHHVCYEVDDILAARDKLQASGARVLGDGEPKIGAHGKPVLFLHPKDFNGTLVELEQV, from the coding sequence ATGATTGGACGGCTGAACCACGTTGCGATTGCTGTGCCGGACCTTGAGGCCGGGATTGCGCAATATCGCGATGTTCTGGGCGCAAAGGTCTCGGAGCCGCAAGACGAACCCGATCACGGCGTGACGGTTGTGTTCGTCGAACTGCCCAATACCAAGATCGAACTGCTCTATCCGTTGGGGGACAACTCCCCGATCAAGGGTTTCCTTGAAAAGAACGCGTCGGGCGGCATTCATCATGTCTGCTACGAGGTCGATGATATTCTGGCTGCGCGCGACAAGCTGCAGGCAAGTGGTGCACGTGTTCTGGGTGATGGTGAACCCAAGATCGGTGCCCATGGCAAGCCGGTTCTGTTTTTGCATCCCAAGGACTTTAACGGAACCCTGGTCGAACTCGAACAGGTTTGA